The Sphaerospermopsis torques-reginae ITEP-024 genome has a window encoding:
- a CDS encoding vWA domain-containing protein: protein MMSDRDYTLIIDKSGSMSTPDQVGGRSRWDIAQESTLALARKAEQFDPDGITVYVFSGRFKRYENVTSAKVAQIFQENDPAGTTNLAGVLQDALNNYFQRKASGQTKPNGETILVVTDGEPDDRKAVFEVIISATRQMERDEELGISMIQVGSDAQATKFLKALDDQLQGVGAKFDICDTVTLDDLEEMSLADVLMNAITD, encoded by the coding sequence ATGATGAGCGATCGCGACTATACTCTAATCATTGATAAAAGTGGCAGTATGTCCACTCCTGACCAAGTTGGTGGTAGAAGTAGATGGGACATTGCCCAAGAGTCTACCCTCGCTTTAGCTAGAAAAGCAGAACAATTTGATCCCGATGGGATTACAGTTTATGTCTTTTCTGGGCGATTTAAACGTTACGAAAATGTCACTTCCGCCAAAGTTGCCCAAATATTTCAAGAAAATGACCCTGCGGGTACAACCAACTTAGCAGGTGTATTACAAGATGCCCTTAACAATTATTTTCAGCGTAAAGCTTCAGGGCAAACTAAACCCAATGGAGAAACAATTTTAGTGGTAACTGATGGTGAACCTGATGATCGCAAAGCCGTATTTGAAGTCATCATTAGCGCCACTAGGCAAATGGAAAGAGATGAAGAATTAGGCATTTCTATGATTCAAGTAGGTTCAGATGCTCAAGCGACAAAATTTCTCAAAGCACTAGATGATCAGTTGCAAGGTGTAGGCGCTAAATTTGATATTTGTGACACCGTGACTTTAGATGACTTAGAAGAAATGAGTTTGGCAGATGTATTGATGAATGCCATCACTGACTAA
- the trxA gene encoding thioredoxin, which translates to MTITNVTEATFKQEVLDSETPVLVDFWAPWCGPCRMLSPVVEEVAAEYDGQVKVVKVNTDQNPTVASHYGIRSIPTIMVFKGGRQVDTVVGAVPKTTLTKTLAQYIPM; encoded by the coding sequence ATGACTATTACCAATGTCACAGAAGCAACATTCAAACAGGAAGTGTTGGATAGTGAGACTCCGGTTTTAGTGGATTTTTGGGCTCCTTGGTGTGGACCTTGTAGAATGTTGTCTCCTGTTGTTGAAGAAGTGGCCGCTGAATATGATGGACAGGTGAAAGTGGTGAAAGTGAATACAGATCAAAATCCCACAGTTGCTAGTCATTATGGTATTCGTAGCATCCCCACTATCATGGTATTTAAGGGGGGTAGGCAAGTTGATACAGTGGTCGGTGCAGTTCCCAAAACTACTTTAACTAAAACTCTAGCACAGTATATTCCTATGTAG
- the tmk gene encoding dTMP kinase: protein MSGKLIVFEGVEGCGKTTQMQLCSQWLETLNVSVILTREPGGTKLGKHLRQLLLEKSEDKPVGEVTELLLYAADRAQHIEQEIKPNLAAGKYILCDRYTDSTIAYQGYGRGLSMSLINQLNYIATGGLQSDLTIWLDVDVELGLSRKRGQSKLDRIEQETIDFHRRVQQGYTELAANYPSRIFQVDGSLSQEVVNKNVQEVLISRIIERR from the coding sequence ATGAGCGGTAAATTAATTGTATTTGAAGGTGTGGAAGGTTGTGGTAAAACTACTCAGATGCAACTGTGTAGTCAGTGGTTAGAAACTCTAAATGTATCAGTTATTCTGACTCGTGAACCAGGGGGAACAAAGTTAGGGAAACACTTACGACAGCTATTGCTGGAAAAATCAGAGGATAAACCTGTGGGTGAGGTGACGGAATTATTATTATACGCTGCTGATCGGGCGCAACACATCGAGCAGGAAATTAAGCCAAATTTAGCAGCAGGAAAATATATTTTATGCGATCGCTATACTGACTCTACTATTGCCTACCAAGGTTATGGTAGGGGTTTAAGTATGAGTTTAATTAATCAATTAAATTATATTGCTACAGGTGGTTTACAAAGTGATTTGACTATTTGGTTAGATGTGGATGTAGAATTAGGACTTTCTCGTAAACGTGGTCAAAGTAAATTAGATAGAATTGAACAGGAAACTATTGATTTTCATCGTCGTGTACAGCAAGGATATACTGAATTAGCTGCAAATTATCCTTCTCGAATTTTTCAAGTTGATGGTAGTTTAAGTCAGGAAGTTGTCAATAAAAATGTTCAAGAAGTTTTAATTTCTAGAATAATTGAACGCAGATAA
- the holB gene encoding DNA polymerase III subunit delta', which produces MFEELVGQQQAIDLLTSSVKQNRVAPAYLFVGADGVGRSLAAKCFIELLFSSSVKPEQLSILKNRIRQGNHPALFWVEPTYQYQGQRLTAAEAAEKGVKRKAPPVIRLEQIREITQFLSRPPLEAPRNVVVLEQAETMAESAANALLKTLEEPGQATLILIAPSPDAILPTLVSRCQKIPFYRLDYTALTQVLTTKGNAEILQHPEILSIAAGSPGNAILAYQQLQSINTELLQDVKKKPTSYRHALEIAKKIDKELDTEAQLWLIDYLQQFYWQQIHKPGIIEQLEKTRKNLLSYAQPRLVWECTFLSILQIR; this is translated from the coding sequence ATGTTTGAAGAACTAGTTGGACAACAACAAGCAATAGATTTATTAACATCTTCTGTTAAACAAAACAGAGTCGCACCTGCTTATTTATTTGTTGGTGCTGATGGTGTGGGTAGAAGTTTAGCCGCTAAATGTTTTATTGAATTATTATTTTCTAGTTCTGTAAAACCTGAACAATTATCTATTTTAAAAAATCGCATTCGTCAAGGAAACCACCCTGCTTTATTTTGGGTAGAACCAACTTATCAATATCAAGGACAAAGGTTAACCGCAGCAGAAGCAGCAGAAAAGGGTGTAAAACGTAAAGCACCCCCGGTTATTAGGTTAGAACAAATTAGAGAAATTACCCAATTTTTATCCCGTCCACCTTTGGAAGCGCCCAGAAATGTGGTAGTTTTAGAACAAGCAGAAACAATGGCTGAATCTGCTGCTAATGCTTTACTGAAAACTTTGGAAGAACCAGGACAAGCGACTTTAATTTTAATCGCTCCTTCTCCTGATGCAATTTTACCAACTTTGGTTTCTCGCTGTCAAAAAATCCCTTTTTATAGATTAGATTATACTGCGTTAACTCAGGTTTTAACAACTAAAGGAAATGCAGAAATTTTACAACATCCAGAAATTTTAAGTATAGCTGCTGGTAGTCCAGGAAATGCAATTTTAGCTTATCAGCAATTACAAAGTATTAATACTGAATTACTCCAAGATGTGAAAAAAAAACCTACATCTTATCGCCATGCTTTAGAAATAGCGAAGAAAATTGATAAAGAATTAGACACAGAAGCACAATTATGGTTAATTGATTATCTACAACAATTTTACTGGCAACAAATACATAAACCTGGTATTATTGAACAATTAGAAAAAACTCGCAAGAATTTATTATCTTATGCTCAACCCCGGTTAGTTTGGGAATGTACATTTTTATCAATATTGCAAATTCGGTAA
- a CDS encoding DUF2231 domain-containing protein, translating into MIEYLTSLNDHNLPYPDPLHPIVVHFVIAMILFAVFCDLIGFLTGKTRFYEVGWWNLFVATVSIFIAIIFGQYEAGLAKPYNIVKSVLNYHTLIGWSLSGILAAITAWRYVLRSRDPQRLPIHYLAVCLLLTILVGFQVYLGDELVWVYGIHTVPVVEAVKDGILP; encoded by the coding sequence ATGATTGAGTATTTAACGTCGTTGAACGACCACAATTTACCATATCCAGATCCACTGCATCCCATCGTGGTTCACTTTGTAATTGCCATGATCTTATTTGCAGTTTTCTGTGATTTAATTGGCTTTTTAACTGGCAAAACTCGTTTTTATGAAGTGGGTTGGTGGAATTTATTTGTAGCTACCGTATCCATATTCATAGCCATTATTTTTGGACAGTACGAAGCTGGTTTAGCCAAACCTTACAACATCGTCAAATCAGTATTAAATTACCATACCTTAATCGGTTGGTCACTATCAGGAATTTTAGCAGCCATCACAGCTTGGCGTTATGTACTTCGCAGTCGTGATCCCCAAAGATTGCCAATTCATTATTTAGCAGTTTGTTTACTTTTAACCATACTTGTTGGTTTTCAAGTATATCTTGGTGATGAATTAGTGTGGGTTTATGGAATACATACAGTACCCGTTGTGGAAGCCGTAAAGGATGGAATATTACCATGA
- a CDS encoding DUF2231 domain-containing protein: protein MNSELIDQVSAQMGANGLPYAIPIHPNLVHLTLGLFIIGVIFDLVAVLFPIEQWLFKSLGLAVERAQLFEVGWYNMVAASVITFFTVAAGFYEMLLATPPVHLKSSWGLQAMSTMMWHGVGGVFLLALMVGMTFWRGWQRYITCKDSDMQVRWSYIFAGVFIMALMYLHGTLGAQLAAEFGVHNTADNLLRMGQDINEVLGN, encoded by the coding sequence ATGAATTCAGAATTAATTGATCAAGTCAGCGCCCAGATGGGGGCAAACGGACTACCTTACGCAATTCCTATTCATCCTAACCTAGTTCACCTCACATTAGGATTGTTCATTATTGGGGTAATTTTTGATTTAGTTGCTGTACTTTTCCCCATAGAACAATGGTTATTTAAATCATTGGGTTTAGCTGTAGAACGCGCCCAATTATTTGAAGTTGGTTGGTACAACATGGTAGCTGCTTCTGTGATTACATTTTTCACCGTTGCTGCGGGTTTTTATGAAATGTTGTTAGCAACTCCACCAGTACATTTAAAAAGTTCCTGGGGTTTGCAAGCAATGTCCACCATGATGTGGCATGGTGTGGGCGGTGTTTTTCTCTTAGCTTTAATGGTAGGAATGACATTTTGGCGGGGATGGCAACGTTACATTACCTGTAAAGATTCCGATATGCAAGTGCGTTGGAGTTATATTTTTGCCGGAGTTTTCATCATGGCCTTAATGTATCTTCACGGCACATTAGGCGCACAATTAGCAGCCGAATTTGGTGTACATAACACTGCGGATAACTTGTTGAGAATGGGACAAGATATCAATGAGGTACTAGGTAATTAA
- a CDS encoding cytochrome c oxidase subunit II, with protein MNTRLTLNLFLVMAGGFVITVASIFIGKQAYSWLPPQAAAESHLIDDLFSFLVTIGAFIFLGVTAAILYSVLFHRAKSYDFSDGPHIEGNITLEVVWTAIPIMLVLWIASYSYEVYENMGIQGPSQLLHLHNPLPVQIAHAEVQETPGETVSEPLEKIDVIAKQWAWVFSYPEQGITSTELHLPSDRRVRLALQSEDVLHGFYIPAFRVKQDIVPGKTIDFEFTPIRPGKYSLTDSQYSGTYFATMQANVVVETPEEYHVWLKKAASHNPTVAPNQAATEYAQNHNEKIQTGWETVKPAGPPVVNFAG; from the coding sequence ATGAACACTCGGTTGACTTTAAATCTTTTCCTAGTGATGGCGGGGGGTTTTGTCATCACAGTTGCCAGTATTTTCATCGGTAAACAAGCCTATTCTTGGCTTCCCCCTCAAGCTGCGGCTGAATCACATTTGATTGATGATTTGTTCAGCTTTTTGGTGACAATTGGGGCTTTTATTTTCTTAGGTGTCACCGCTGCTATTTTGTATTCTGTTCTTTTTCATCGTGCCAAAAGTTATGACTTTAGTGATGGTCCACATATTGAAGGAAACATCACTTTAGAAGTTGTCTGGACTGCTATTCCCATAATGTTGGTATTGTGGATAGCAAGTTACAGTTATGAAGTGTATGAAAACATGGGGATTCAAGGACCTTCCCAATTATTACATTTACATAACCCCTTACCTGTGCAAATTGCCCATGCAGAAGTGCAAGAAACACCAGGAGAAACTGTTAGCGAACCCTTAGAAAAAATTGACGTAATTGCTAAACAATGGGCGTGGGTATTCAGTTATCCTGAACAGGGAATTACAAGTACAGAATTGCATTTACCGAGCGATCGCCGTGTCCGTTTAGCCCTACAATCAGAAGACGTACTCCACGGTTTTTATATTCCCGCATTTCGCGTTAAACAAGACATCGTTCCTGGTAAAACCATAGACTTTGAATTTACCCCCATTCGCCCCGGTAAATATAGCCTCACCGACTCTCAATATAGCGGTACATACTTTGCCACCATGCAAGCAAACGTAGTAGTAGAAACCCCAGAAGAATATCACGTCTGGTTGAAAAAAGCCGCTAGTCATAATCCCACAGTTGCACCAAACCAAGCCGCTACAGAATACGCCCAAAATCACAACGAAAAAATACAAACTGGTTGGGAAACCGTCAAACCTGCTGGACCGCCAGTAGTTAATTTTGCAGGTTAG
- the ctaD gene encoding cytochrome c oxidase subunit I, with amino-acid sequence MTNISLNLGGESHHHSTPTHWKTYFTFSTDHKVIGIQYLVTSFIFFLVGGIFAMILRGELVTPESDLIDRTVYNGMFTMHGTVMLFLWTFPSLVGLANYLVPIMIGARDMAFPRLNAAAFWMVPVVGILLMSSFFVPGGPAQAGWWAYPPVSLQNPTGHLINGQVLWLLAVAVSGVSSIMGAVNFVTTIVKMRAPGMGFFKMPLFVWAVFSAQIIQLFGLPALTAGAVMLLFDLTVGTAFFDPSKGGNPVMFQHYFWFYSHPAVYVIILPVFGIFSEIFPVYSRKPLFGYKVVAISSMLIAVVSAIVWVHHMYVSGTPGWMRLLFMVTTMFVSVPTGIKVFAWVATIWGGKIKLNTPMLFALGGLIMFVFAGITGIMLSSVPVDVHVNNTYFVVGHFHYVLYGTVTMGMYAAIYHWFPKMTGRMFNEGWGKIHFWLAFIGTNLNFLPMHPLGLQGMLRRVASYAPEYTFWNVLASLGAFLLGMSTLPFIFNILVSWLQGEKAPANPWRAIGLEWLISSPPSVENFEEIPIIISEPYGYGKSEPLTANLEPKTIKTAE; translated from the coding sequence ATGACAAACATATCACTTAATCTTGGTGGTGAATCACATCATCATTCAACACCAACTCACTGGAAAACATATTTCACCTTCAGCACAGACCACAAAGTAATCGGTATTCAATACCTCGTTACTTCCTTTATTTTCTTCCTAGTTGGTGGCATTTTTGCGATGATTTTACGGGGCGAACTTGTCACCCCTGAATCTGATTTAATTGACCGCACAGTTTATAATGGAATGTTCACAATGCACGGAACAGTAATGCTGTTCCTGTGGACATTTCCCTCCCTTGTTGGTTTAGCAAACTATCTCGTACCTATCATGATCGGGGCGCGAGATATGGCATTTCCTCGCCTCAATGCTGCCGCTTTTTGGATGGTCCCAGTAGTGGGAATTTTACTCATGTCCAGCTTTTTTGTCCCCGGTGGACCTGCCCAAGCTGGTTGGTGGGCTTATCCTCCAGTGAGTTTACAAAACCCCACAGGACATTTAATAAATGGACAAGTTTTGTGGTTATTAGCGGTAGCTGTTTCCGGTGTTTCTTCTATTATGGGTGCGGTGAATTTTGTCACCACCATTGTGAAAATGCGTGCGCCAGGAATGGGCTTTTTTAAAATGCCCTTGTTTGTCTGGGCAGTATTTAGCGCCCAAATTATTCAATTATTTGGACTACCTGCTTTAACTGCTGGTGCGGTAATGTTGCTGTTTGACTTAACAGTTGGAACTGCATTTTTTGACCCCAGCAAAGGCGGAAACCCGGTAATGTTTCAACATTATTTCTGGTTTTATTCCCACCCTGCGGTTTATGTAATTATTCTCCCAGTCTTCGGAATTTTCTCAGAAATTTTCCCTGTTTATTCCCGCAAACCATTATTTGGTTATAAAGTAGTTGCCATTTCTTCGATGTTAATTGCTGTGGTGAGTGCCATTGTTTGGGTACACCATATGTATGTGAGTGGAACACCTGGTTGGATGCGGTTACTATTCATGGTTACGACCATGTTTGTATCTGTTCCCACAGGAATTAAAGTATTTGCTTGGGTGGCGACAATTTGGGGTGGAAAAATAAAATTAAATACACCAATGTTATTTGCATTAGGTGGTTTAATCATGTTCGTTTTTGCTGGAATTACAGGAATTATGCTTTCCTCTGTACCAGTAGATGTTCATGTTAATAACACCTATTTTGTCGTTGGACATTTCCATTATGTATTGTACGGAACAGTCACAATGGGAATGTATGCAGCCATCTATCATTGGTTTCCCAAAATGACAGGTAGGATGTTTAACGAAGGTTGGGGAAAAATACATTTTTGGTTAGCATTTATCGGTACAAACTTAAACTTTTTACCCATGCACCCATTAGGTTTGCAAGGGATGTTACGCCGAGTTGCTTCCTACGCACCAGAATATACATTTTGGAATGTTCTCGCTAGTTTAGGTGCGTTCCTATTAGGAATGTCTACCTTACCCTTCATTTTCAACATCTTGGTTTCGTGGTTACAAGGTGAAAAAGCACCTGCTAACCCTTGGCGAGCAATTGGTTTAGAATGGCTAATTTCTTCACCTCCATCTGTAGAGAACTTTGAAGAAATTCCCATCATTATTAGTGAACCTTACGGTTACGGAAAATCAGAACCATTAACAGCTAACCTAGAACCCAAAACCATAAAAACAGCCGAATAA
- a CDS encoding cytochrome c oxidase subunit 3 encodes MDSSIKTPQIHHAAHEHGHDEEGSKMFGFIVFLLSESVIFLSFFAGYIIYKTTNPNWLPAGVEGLEVVAPTINTIILVSSSFVIYFAERCLQRGNLPGFRLYLLATMVMGSYFLYGQYVEWSQLEFGFTSGTFGGMFYLLTGFHGLHVFTGILLQSIILIRSFIPGNYDNGHFGVNSTSLFWHFVDVIWIILFLLIYVWQ; translated from the coding sequence ATGGATAGCTCAATCAAAACGCCACAAATACATCATGCAGCCCATGAACATGGACACGACGAAGAAGGCAGTAAAATGTTTGGTTTTATTGTCTTTCTGCTATCAGAAAGCGTCATCTTTTTAAGCTTCTTTGCTGGTTATATCATCTACAAAACAACAAACCCTAATTGGCTTCCTGCTGGTGTTGAAGGATTAGAAGTAGTCGCCCCAACAATTAATACAATCATTCTGGTTTCTAGCAGCTTTGTGATTTACTTTGCTGAAAGATGTTTACAACGTGGTAACTTACCAGGATTTAGATTATATTTGTTAGCTACAATGGTAATGGGTAGCTACTTTTTATATGGTCAATATGTGGAATGGAGTCAATTAGAATTTGGCTTTACTTCCGGTACTTTTGGCGGGATGTTTTACCTATTAACTGGGTTTCACGGGTTGCACGTTTTCACCGGGATTTTGTTGCAATCTATTATTTTGATTCGTTCTTTTATTCCCGGTAACTACGATAACGGACACTTTGGTGTTAATTCAACTTCGTTGTTTTGGCACTTTGTTGATGTTATCTGGATTATTTTGTTTTTGCTTATTTACGTTTGGCAGTAG
- a CDS encoding type II toxin-antitoxin system RelE family toxin, with the protein MNIQYLPSFIKDLKAIKSTPYYESIKKFAFEEIIELSSFEEITNLKKLQGYDNAYRIRIGDYRLGIIFDGEILIFERVLHRKDIYRYFPK; encoded by the coding sequence GTGAATATCCAGTATCTACCCAGTTTTATTAAAGATTTGAAAGCAATCAAAAGTACACCTTACTATGAGTCTATTAAGAAGTTTGCTTTTGAAGAAATAATTGAACTATCGAGTTTTGAAGAAATCACAAATCTCAAAAAGCTTCAGGGATATGATAATGCTTATCGGATTCGTATAGGTGATTATCGCCTGGGTATTATTTTTGATGGCGAAATATTAATTTTTGAAAGAGTTTTACATCGGAAAGATATTTATCGCTATTTTCCCAAATAG
- a CDS encoding NAD(P)/FAD-dependent oxidoreductase has product MKEILYLEVPTTDSGAVRNWLQTDFVPGDGEKLLTPDGLRLRNPVASVKGPLATELSIFVWSVQRTTYLKVFRWGDKPFTNEGSILQRLTTGIRSSFPHQYPEPPKIDPQKSIFAELEPYYPLTVKYFQKMPHGEYDLKRAYWWEQRWREGVKNPQQPRQVVFYAENQQQTAENTYDLIYIGGALGVIHAAVMAKLGYKVLLVERLPFGRMNREWNISRDEIQTLVNLGLLTNAELETIIAREYKDGFNKFFDANNPHHLKSPVLYTPTVLNIALDSDKLLQLCGEKLKAAGGDIWDQTEFIRADIQKLQVTVTVKSVNTGIDQQVNGRLLVDAMGTASPIAWQLNGGRAFDSVCPTVGAVIEKGFAPGVWDSQYGDVLYSHGDISRGRQLIWELFPAAGEELTIYLFHYHEVNRKNPGSLLEMYEDFFTILPEYRRCDMDQLVWKKPTFGYIPGHFSVSDSDRTIAFDRLIAIGDAASLQSPLVFTGFGSLVRNLERLTTLLNTALKHDLLSFRHLNKIRAYQSNVSVTWLFSKGMMVPTGKFIPPQRVNAMLNTFFGLLADEPPEVADNFIKDRCDWFTFNRLALKAATKNPALLIWIWELAGFRDLVRWLSNYLNFGVYSFTSALLSTWFPKFLKWSQGWLENRFPGLWLNLLVTNYAISTGKPRLRDQVVTVKSKAVTQTSH; this is encoded by the coding sequence ATGAAAGAAATTCTTTACTTGGAAGTTCCTACTACCGATAGTGGTGCTGTCCGTAACTGGTTACAAACCGACTTTGTGCCGGGAGATGGAGAAAAATTACTGACCCCAGATGGTCTGCGTCTGCGAAACCCGGTTGCATCTGTCAAAGGACCTTTAGCAACCGAACTTTCTATATTTGTGTGGTCTGTACAGCGCACCACTTACCTCAAAGTGTTTCGTTGGGGAGACAAACCCTTCACTAACGAAGGTTCAATATTGCAACGTCTGACTACAGGTATTAGAAGCAGTTTTCCCCATCAATACCCCGAACCACCAAAGATTGACCCTCAAAAGTCGATTTTCGCAGAGCTAGAACCCTATTATCCCCTAACTGTCAAGTATTTCCAGAAAATGCCTCATGGGGAATATGATCTTAAACGTGCTTACTGGTGGGAGCAACGTTGGCGAGAAGGTGTCAAAAATCCTCAGCAACCCCGTCAGGTGGTGTTTTATGCAGAAAATCAGCAACAAACAGCAGAAAACACTTATGACCTCATTTATATTGGTGGCGCTTTGGGTGTGATTCATGCCGCAGTCATGGCAAAATTAGGCTATAAAGTTCTATTGGTGGAAAGATTACCCTTTGGACGCATGAACCGAGAATGGAATATTTCTCGTGATGAAATTCAAACTTTGGTCAATCTCGGTTTGTTAACAAATGCAGAATTAGAAACCATTATTGCCAGGGAGTATAAAGACGGATTTAATAAATTTTTTGACGCTAATAACCCGCATCACTTAAAATCACCTGTTTTATACACGCCAACTGTTTTAAATATCGCTTTAGATTCAGATAAATTATTGCAATTATGCGGCGAAAAACTTAAAGCCGCTGGTGGTGATATTTGGGATCAAACAGAATTTATCCGGGCAGATATTCAAAAATTACAAGTTACCGTTACTGTCAAGAGTGTAAATACTGGAATTGATCAGCAAGTCAATGGTAGATTATTAGTAGATGCAATGGGTACAGCTTCCCCTATTGCTTGGCAATTAAACGGGGGTAGAGCCTTTGATAGTGTATGTCCCACCGTGGGAGCAGTGATTGAAAAAGGTTTTGCCCCTGGTGTCTGGGATTCTCAGTATGGTGATGTTCTTTACAGTCACGGAGATATTTCTAGAGGCAGACAATTAATTTGGGAATTATTTCCTGCTGCGGGGGAAGAACTGACAATTTATTTATTTCATTATCATGAAGTGAATAGAAAAAATCCTGGTTCGTTGTTAGAGATGTATGAGGACTTTTTCACGATTTTGCCAGAATATCGCCGTTGTGACATGGATCAGCTAGTGTGGAAAAAACCGACATTTGGCTATATTCCAGGGCATTTTAGTGTTAGTGATAGCGATCGCACCATAGCCTTTGATAGATTAATTGCCATTGGTGATGCTGCTTCCCTGCAATCTCCCCTAGTATTTACTGGTTTTGGTTCTCTCGTTCGTAACCTAGAACGTTTAACCACTCTCTTAAACACTGCCCTCAAACACGACTTATTAAGTTTCCGTCACCTCAATAAAATTCGTGCTTACCAAAGTAACGTTTCCGTCACGTGGCTATTTTCCAAAGGAATGATGGTTCCCACAGGGAAATTTATTCCACCTCAACGGGTTAATGCCATGCTCAATACCTTTTTTGGCTTGTTAGCAGACGAACCCCCAGAAGTAGCAGATAATTTCATTAAAGATCGCTGCGACTGGTTTACATTTAACCGTTTAGCTTTAAAAGCCGCTACCAAAAATCCCGCCTTATTAATATGGATTTGGGAACTAGCAGGGTTTAGAGACTTAGTTCGGTGGTTAAGTAATTACCTCAACTTTGGTGTTTATTCATTCACCAGTGCTTTACTAAGTACATGGTTTCCCAAATTCCTGAAGTGGAGTCAAGGCTGGCTAGAAAACCGCTTTCCAGGATTGTGGTTAAACTTATTAGTGACCAACTACGCCATTTCTACAGGTAAACCACGACTACGGGATCAAGTAGTTACCGTTAAGTCAAAAGCAGTAACCCAAACAAGTCATTAA